The sequence CCGGCCGTGGACGTACGCAGGAGGAACCCGTGACCGTATCGATCAACGACCCGGTGGTGGAACGGTTCGTCGCCGCCGTCAACGCGGGCGACGAGAGCGCCTTCACCGCCGTCCTCACCGAGGACGCCACGATGTCCGACGACGGCAGCGAGCGGGATCTGGCCGCCTGGACGGAGAAGGAGATCTTCTCCCCGAAGGCGAACGGCCGCATGGACGTCGTGCAGGCCTCGGACGACGGCCGCACCCTCGTCGTCGACTACACGAACGACACGTGGGGCACGATGCGGACGCGCTGGTCCTTCACGGTCACCGGCGACCGCATCAGCCGCTTCGAGACGGGCCAGGCGCCTGCCTGAGGGTGTCCCTTGAGCGGCCCGCCTTGAAGGGCGCTGTTTGCGCGGCCCGCCTCGAACGACCCGCCCCGGAGGGCCCGCCTCAGCCCTCCCTCAGCCAGGGCCGCAGCTTCTCCGGATTGCGTACGGCCCAGATGCGGGTCACCCGGCCGTCGTCACCGACATCGAACGACGCCACGGTCATCACGGTGCCGCCGAGCCGGGCCACCAGCCCCGGCACCCCGTTGACCGACCGCTCCAGGAGTTCGAGCCCCGGGGCCTTGTCGGCGATGGCGACCATGTACTGGGCGATGCGCGTACCGCCTGCGACCGGACGCAGGACCGTACCGACCAGGCCGCCACCGTCGGCGGTCATCACGGCGGCGGGGTCGAGGAGGTCGACGAGGGCCGCGATGTCCTTGCTCTCCCACGCCTCCTTGACCCGCCGCACGGCATGGGCGCGCCCGGCTGCCGACACCGCTTGCCCGGCTGCCGGCCCCGGTGCGCCGCGGGCCCGCCGCCGGGCGGAGGACGCGAGCTGCTTGCAGGCGGCGGGGGTGCGGCCGAGGACGTCGGCGATCTCGGCGAAGGGGTAGCGGAAGACGTCGTGCAGGACGAACGCCACCCGCTCGGCGGGCGTCATCGACTCCAGTACGACGAGGAAGGCCGACGAGGATGGCCATGGTCACCGACTCGTCCAGGACCGGAGGCCACTGCCTCGTCCTGACCTCCTGACGGTGATCATCGGGAAGCTCTCCAGCCAAACGCGGCGCCGAGGCCCGGGCGGGTCCGTCGCCCACCAAGCCCGGTCAGCCGCCCAGGAGGGCGCGTGTCTCGTCGCTGACGGCCGGGAGGTCATGCGGGTCGGCCCAGGCGGACTCGTCGTGCTCGCTGAGGGTGATTGCCCCGGCCCCGCCGGTGACGTTGACCGCGAACGTGAACTGCCGTGTCCTGCGCCCGCTTCGGGAGGCGTAATCGAAGCTGCCGACATACCCGGTGACCCCGGAGACGGTGAGGCCCGTCTCCTCCAGAACCTCCCGGCACAGGGCGTCCACGAGCCGCTCCCCGGCCTTGGCCCCGCCGCTGGGCAGCTCCCACAGCCCTCCGAGGAAGTCCTCGGCCCGCCGCCTGAGCAGGAGCACCCGGCCGTCCTCGTCGGTGATGAGCGCGCCGACGACGTACTTCTCGATCCCGCCCCGCCGGGCGTCGGCGAGGAGGCTCTCGGCGAGGGAGCCGGGGCGGAGCGAGGTCACTTCGGCGGGTCCTTCTGGCGGCGGCTCCGGCTTCTGCGAACGGCCGGACGGCATCGCTCTGCCCGCGAAGCCGCCCTTGTACATGCCCTGCGGACCGTACGCACCCGGGATGGCCGGAGGTTGTGAGAAGGCGAACACGCCTCTGGAGTACAGCCGTTGGCGTACGAGGGGGAAGAGCCGCCCGGGATCGGTGAACCAGGCGGCTCCGAAGATCGAGTAGACCGCGTCGTACGTCTCCCCATGATCACGCAGGTGCTCCAAGACCTCCCCGCAGATGAACTCCGCGCCTGTGGCGGCCCACTTGGCGGTGGTCTGCTTCACCATGACGGGTGACAGATCGACACTCCGGGCGACGACGCCCCGCTTAGCCAGGTGCGCGAGGGCGCGGCCGGTGCCGCAGCCGACCTCCAGCACGGAGCGCGGGCCCCCGAGCACCTCCGGACCGGGCCCATGACCGGCGTACTGCGTCCAGCAGAAGACCGGTTCGGCGTCCTCTTTGAAGGCGGACGCGGCGTAGGCGTCCCACAGGTCGGTCTCGACGGCGATGTCGTGGTGCGCGGGCGCGGTGGTTCCTCTTCGTACCTCTCTAGGAGGCGGCGAACTCCACGAACGACGTCCAGGACTCGGGGGAGACGGCGAGCGCGGGGACGGTGAGGTCCTTGGAGTCGCGGACGTGGATGGTGTGGGGGCAGGTGGCGACCTCGATGCAGTCGCCGCCCTGGCTGCCGCTGTAGGAGGATTTGGACCAGGTGAGCGCGACCTCGATGCAGTTGCCGCCCTCGCTGCCGCTGTAGCTGGACTTGAACCAGTGGAGGCCAGTGCTCATAGTTCCGCTGCCATCTTCTCGATCGTTTCCAGCGTCCTCTCCGGAGTGTATGCCTGGGCCCGCGTGACGCCATACTTGCCGAACAGGTTGCTCAGCTGCGGATGTTCGGTGACGAAGAAGCTGCCGCCCTGCCCCTCGATATAGGCGAGCTGCTGGCGCTTGTCGGTCTCCAGCAGGACGAAGGGCCCGTCCAGCGCCGCGTGATCCTCGCGGTACGGGTCCATCAGCTGGATGCGTACATGCCGGAGCCGCGCCACGTCGGCGAGGTGGTGGAGCTGGGCCTTCATCACCCGGCGGCCGCCGATCGGCCGGGTGAGCACGATCGTCTCCAGGACGAAGCTGATGTCGGGCAGCGGCCTGCGGGACAGCAGCTTCTGCCGTTCGAGCCGCGCGGCGACCTTCGCCTCGATGTTGTCCTCGTCATAGGTCGGGTACCGGCTCGTGAAGACCGCCCGTGCGTACGCCTCCGTCTGGAGCAGGCCGGGGATGACGTGGTTCTCGTACGCATGCCGAGCCCACGCCCCTCCTCCTCTTCCGCGAACGGCGTGAACCAGTCCGGCAGCGGGCTGCGCTGTTTCGTATGCTTCGGCGGCTTCGGTGCCGCGAAGATCAGTGCACCTTGTGCACCCAGCACCTCATCCGCCCGCTGCACGAAGACGCCCTTCGGCGGTCGCGCGCCCCGTTCCACCATCGCCACTTGGGACTTGGAGTAGTCGATCCGCTTGCCCAACTGCTCCTGCGACGGGCCGGCCCGCTCGCGGAAGTGCCTGAGTAGCAGGCCGAACATCTCGGCGGCGGCCTCGGCCTGATCACTGGAGTGCACGGGTCACCTCGTCCGTACATCACTGTTCATAACCTGCTTGTGACCCTGGTCGCGGTACGTGTCCGCCGCAAAGCTGAGCGTATGGAACTGGGAAATTCACTGGATTCGGTGCCGTCCTGGATCCCCGCCTCCGGTCACGCCCTCCGTCACGTGGGCATCCACTTCGACGCCGTACGGGCCATCGGCATGCTGGGTGAGGAAATCGCGTACGAGGTCATGCAGTGCACCGATTTCCACGCCGGGCCCATCGTCCGCTCGGGCACCGGTGGCCGCCCGGGGTGGAGGCGATGAGCCGGAGCGCGCGAGGCGACGCCTTCGTGGGGGTGCCCGCGTTGGACGAGGTGACCTGGCCGCTGGACTGGCGGTCGCGGCCCACGGTGGAGGACCCGTTCGTGGATGCGGCGCTGCTGCACGAAATGGCGTGGCTGCGGGCGGGGCGCGCGGTGAAGGAGTGAACGGCGTGGGTAGGTGTGTTCAGAGGTTGCGGTAGATCTCGCGCCGATGGTCGACGGTCAGCACCCAGACGATGGGCCGGCCGTCCTCGATGGTGTACACGGCTCGGTAGCTGCCCACGCCGAGACGCCATCGGGCGTGGTGTCCCTGGAGCGGCTTGACGTCGAAGTCGGAGAAGTCTCCCGTATCCAGGGCCTTCTGGAGATCTGCCAGGCGGGCGAGGATGCAACTGGAAGCGGACCTGAGTCCTCAGGTTGCGGTACCGTGATCGCGTCATCACGTTCTGTGCGTGCATGCGGATGACGCGTGCGCATATGGAGCGGCCCCCGGCGGTGTTCGAGCACCGGCCCGGGGACCTTCACCACCAGTGGATACACCAGAGAGGTCCACCCGCGATGCTGTCGCATGTTATCCCGCCCCCTCGGGGCTATACGAAGGTCCCCAACGGACTTGTACGCCAATCGCGCCTCGGCAGTGACGCGAAGATTCTGGTCATCTACGTGCAAGGGCTGCCAGAAGGCGATCGCGACAAGGCCCTCAGTGAGCACGCCCGTGCCCTCCACATCTCCGGGCGGCGGTACCAGAAGGCCAAGGCCGAGTTGCTGGTGAACGGCTACCTCCACGAGAAGCGGGAGGCCGCCGCCGGTGGGCGGTGGCGGACCGTGCAGGTCTTCTCCAACTTCCCGCTGACGGAGGACCAGGCCGCGCGGATGCGGGCCGGGGTTCCGGCCGACGGGTACGAGCTGGTAAGCACGGCCTCCGCTCCGAGTGTGCGTTTTCCGACGGTCGGTGTTCCGGGTGCTCGGGGGGTCGGTGGTCAATTACCCGCAGGCGAAGAACTGGGGAAGAATGAATCCAACCCACCCACCGAAGCGGGTGCGGACCAGCCGGAGGGCCTGGGGGAGGTCTCCGAGAAGCCCGCTGAGAAGCCCGACGAGAAGCTCGCCGATGAGTCGGCCGAAAAGCCCCACGATGGACCCGCCGAAGATTCCTCAGGTGGACCCTTCGAAGAGTCCTCCGGTGGGGCTGAAGTGGCCGTCGCCGAGCGTGTGTTGCTGTCTCTCCGCCACGAGCAGCGCCAACTCCATCTCGGCGTGCGTGAGGCCCGTGCCCTCGCCGGGCTCGCCGCCGAGTGGCTGCGGCGCGGCGTCACCGCTGCGGATCTGCGGCGGGTCCTGTGCAGCGGGCTGCCGTCGGAGGGGGTGCGGACGGCGGTGGGGTTCCTGGCGCACCGGCTACGGGAGAAGCTGCCCGCCGCCCCCGAGAGCGTGCCTGCGCCGGAGCCGCCCCCGCCGCCACCGGCCCTGATCGTCTGCGCGGGGCCGGGCGAGGAGCACATGTTCCGGCCCCATGTCCCGTGGGCCACGACCTGTGG is a genomic window of Streptomyces sp. SID8374 containing:
- a CDS encoding nuclear transport factor 2 family protein — encoded protein: MTVSINDPVVERFVAAVNAGDESAFTAVLTEDATMSDDGSERDLAAWTEKEIFSPKANGRMDVVQASDDGRTLVVDYTNDTWGTMRTRWSFTVTGDRISRFETGQAPA
- a CDS encoding NUDIX hydrolase; the encoded protein is MPSGRSQKPEPPPEGPAEVTSLRPGSLAESLLADARRGGIEKYVVGALITDEDGRVLLLRRRAEDFLGGLWELPSGGAKAGERLVDALCREVLEETGLTVSGVTGYVGSFDYASRSGRRTRQFTFAVNVTGGAGAITLSEHDESAWADPHDLPAVSDETRALLGG
- a CDS encoding DUF397 domain-containing protein, which encodes MSTGLHWFKSSYSGSEGGNCIEVALTWSKSSYSGSQGGDCIEVATCPHTIHVRDSKDLTVPALAVSPESWTSFVEFAAS
- a CDS encoding type II toxin-antitoxin system RelE/ParE family toxin, translated to MGSYRAVYTIEDGRPIVWVLTVDHRREIYRNL